The Pseudomonas fluorescens nucleotide sequence CGCACCAGCTCATCGCCGGTGTTGAGGGTCAGCCACTTCTCGCCGCGCACGGCAATGATGCCGTTGGGTAGAACGTCAGCAACGGTGACGGTGATCGAGCCGGTCAGGGTATTGCCCTGGGCCGCCTTGCTGTCGCCCTTGGTTGCACGGTCGCCACTGTAGCCGGCACTGAGGCTGAGGTCGCCGTCACCGAACGGGTTGTTGGTGGTCATGCCCCCGCCGAACAACGAGGTCAGGCCGATATCGGCCTTGCTGTTCTTGGCGATCTGCGAGTTGGCGCTCTTGCTCGCTTGGGTGCGCTCGTTGAGGGTGATGGTGATGATGTCACCAACCCGGAAGGCCTTGCGGTCGCTGTACAGGTTCTGTTCGAAACCGGCCTGGTAGATCGAGCCGTTGTTGGCCGCCGCCGGCAAAGGCGTACGCGGCAATACCGGCGCGTAGTACGGATCGTTGGGCTTGGGCGTCGGCGCGACGCAACCGGCCAGCAAGGCGATCCCGCTCAGGGCTAGTACGGAAAACAAACGACTCATGACTCTGACCTCACGGTGTAACAGGCGCCGTTCAAGCGACCTCGAAGACTTCACTTACAGGTTCTGGGTAACGAACGCGAGCATCTTGTCAGCGGTGGAAATGACCTTGGAGTTCATTTCGTAGGCACGCTGGGTGGTGATCATGTTGACCAGCTCTTCCACGGTGCTGACGTTGGAGTTCTCCAGGGTCTGCTGCTGCACCACACCAAAACCGTTGAGGCCCGGCGTGCCGATTTGCGGCGCACCGCTGGCGGCGGTTTCCAGGAACAGGTTGCTACCCATGGCCTGCAGGCCGGCCGGGTTGATGAAGTCGGCGGTCTGGATGTTGCCGATGATCTGCGCCGCCGGGTTGCCGGCAGTGGTGATCGACACGGTGCCATCCTGGCCGACGGTGAAGGTCTGCGCCTCAGGCGGCACGACGATCGCAGGTTCCAGGGCAAAACCGTTGGCGGTGACAATCTGGCCATCGGAGTTCAGGTGGAACGTACCGTCACGGCTGTACGAAACAGTGCCATCCGGCTGCAGGATCTGGAAGAAACCGCGACCGTTGACCGCCATGTCCAGCGGGTTCTCGGTAGTCTGCAGGCTGCCGGTGCTGAAGTTCTTCTGGGTGCCGACGATGCGCACACCGGTACCCACTTGCAGGCCCGACGGCAGCTCGCTGTCCTGGGTCGACTGGGCACCGGGCTGGCGCTTGATCTGGTAGAGCAGGTCCTGGAACTCGGCACGATCACGCTTGAAGCCGGTGGTCGAAACGTTGGCCAGGTTGTTGGAAATGACGCTCAGGTTGGTGTCCTGGGCGGACAAACCGGTTTTACTGACCCAAAGAGCCGGAAGCATGCTGTTCTCCTCGCGCGCCTGTTTTACGGCGCTACGTCTGTGTAATTAGCCGATTTGCAAAACCCGAGCCATGGCTTCATCGCCTTCTTTGGCCGTGGTCATCATCTTGATGTGCAATTCGAATTGACGGGACAGCGCCAGCACCGAGGTCATTTCCTCGACCGCGTTGACGTTGCTCGACTCCAGAAAACCGGAAACCACCTGGACGTTGGCATCGGCAGGCGCGGGCTGACCGCTCCTGGTATGGATCATACCGTCCAGGCCCTTGGTCATGGTCTTCAGGTCCGGGTTGACCAGCTTGATGCGGTCAACCTCGGCCATCACCCGTGGGCCTTCACCCATGGCGCGAATACTGATGGTACCGTCCTGACCAATCTCGACCTTCTGCTCTGGCGGCACCGCAATCGGCCCGCCATTGCCCATCACCGGCATGCCGTTGCCGGCGCGCAGCACACCCAGGCCGTCAATGTTCAGGCTGGCGGTACGCACATAGGCTTCGCTGCCGTCTGGAGCCTGCACAGCGATGAAGCCGTCGCCGCCGATGGCGATGTCCATGTCACGACCGGTTTCCTGCATCGAACCCGGGCTGAAATCGGTGGCCGGGCGCTCGGTCATGGCATAGGCCCGCGCCGGAAAGCTGTCACCAAACACCGGCATCGAACGCGCCTGCTCCAGGTCGCGCTGGAAACCGCTGGTGGAAATGTTCGCCAGGTTGTTGGCATGGGCCTTCTGCGCCAGCGCGTTCTGGCTGGCGCCGGTCATGGCCACGTATAGCATCTTGTCCACAGTCATCCTCCGCTGCGCTGGCGAACACTTGCCGTCCGCCGCTGCTCTGCAGTGCCTGTAGCAAGTTTCAAACCAACTTTTGAAAAAGGCGGAAAAGCCCCGCAAGGCAAGGGTTTCAGGCCTATGCGAGAACTCACGCAAAAGAAGCGCCGTCGAAAATACGGCGCCGGCTTGCCGCTAGCGGCAAGTTTCAGTTATCACGGCAACCGGCATTGTTGAACGGCCCGGCAAACTGTTTCCAGCCCGGGCCCGGAGAAAACTGCGAGCACACCAGGCGCCCATCGGCCTGGCTTTCCCAGCGATACCAGGGCGCCATATCGGCCCGAGCCGGGGCAATCAGCAGCCCTGCCAACAGCAAGACAACACCCAAACGCTGCAACATTATCCTTACTCCTGAAACAACAGACCCCTTCCGAGAAAGGGGCCTGTCCACAACTCAACTCATCGCACCGTCATCAGGTCATCTGAATGATGGTCTGCATGATAGTGCTCTGGGTGGAGATAGTCTTGGCGTTGGCCTGGTAGTTGCTCTGCGCCTTGATCAGCTCGACCAGTTCGTTGGTCAGGTTGACGTTCGAGGCCTCCAGGGAATTGGACTTGATCGCACCCAGGGTGCCAGTGGTGGGCGTATCGATACCGGGAATACCCGAGGCGAAGGTTTCTTTCCAGCGCGTACCGCCCATCTGCTCCAACCCTTGCTCGTTGGCGAAGCTGGCGATGGCCACTTGGCCAATGGCGCGAGATTGCTGGTTGCTGAAGCTTGCGAACATCACGCCGGTGGAGTCGATACTCAGGCTGGAGAGGATGCCGGTGGCATAACCATCCTGGGACTGAGACATCCGCGCGGTTTCAGTGTTGTAGGAGGTGGTGCTGTTCATCGACAGACGCATACCATCCGGGTTGCCGCTCGAACCGTTGGGACCCCAAGTATTGGTGGTCTTGTTGTACACCGCCGGAATCCAACCCTTCATGGTGAAGGTGTTGTTGGCAACGCTGAACTCGTACTGACCTGGCGGCGTGGTAGGCACACCGGTATTGCTCGCGGTCATGGCCTTGATGCTGCCATCGGAGTTGAAACTCATGGTGCCGGTCAGCGGCGTGGCGCTGGTCGGATCGTACGGGTTGCGACCGTCGACCAGGGTGTACATGGTCCACTCGTTGGTACCGGTCTTGCGGTAGTACTGCTCCATGACGTGCTCGTTACCCTGACTGTCGTAGACCTTGGTCGGGAACGACTTGGTGTACGTGCTCTCGTCAGTCGGATTGAACGGCGCATTGGCGATCGGCGTACCCGGATTGGCCGGATCATCCTTTGTCAATGGAATCGGCGACGCCGAGGAGTTCAGGTTGATACCCTGGTCGATCAGCGTGGTCGACTTCGGCGCCAGTGCCGAGGTATCGATCTTCAGGTCGGTCAGCACGCCTTTGGCGATCTTGCCGGTGGAGTCGGCGGCATAGCCCTGCAGGCGGATACCGTCCGCAGTGACAACGTAGTTGTCCTTGTTGGTCTGGAAGGCGCCGGCACGGGTGTAGCTCAGCGAACCGTTGTCGCTGAGGACGAAGAAGCCCTGCCCCTGAATACCCATGTCCAGCACGTTGCCGGTGTTGTTGACATCGCCCTGACCAAACTGCTGCGAAACCGCTGCCAGGGTCACACCGTTACCGACAGTCTTGCTGCCCACGCCCAGCTTGCTCGCCGAGTAGGCGTCGGCGAATTCGGCGCGGGACGATTTGAAACCGGTGGTCGCGACGTTGGCGATGTTGTTGCCGGTCACGTCCAGTTGCTTGTTGGCTGCATAGAGACCGCTAAGGCCGATATTGAAAGACATCTTTCCACTCCTTGTGCCGCGTTAGCCGGCTCTATATACCGATGGTTTGGACTTTGGACAGGGCAACGCTGCCCAGGCCGGCGAGGTTGAGCATCAGCTCGCCACCCGTCTGACTGATAGTGACGCTGCTGACCGTGGCCGGCAGCAAGGTGTACATCTCCACCTCTTTGCCCTCGACCTTGGTCTTGGCGGTAAAGCTGTAGGTACCCGGGTCGACTTTCTCGCCCGCATCGTTGGTACCGTCCCAGATGAACTCGGCATTGCCGGCCTTGGTCTCGCCCATTTGCACGGTCTTGACCACCTTGCCATCCTTGTCGGTGATGGTGACGGTGGCGGCACTGATGCTCTGCGGCACCACCACGGAGCCGGTGAAACTCTTGGTCGTGTCGACCACGGCCTTGTCGCTCTGGGTAATCACCGAGCGACCGACCAGCGACGAGGCCTGCAGGGCTTGCGATGACTTGTAGTTGCCGGTGATGGCATTGACCGACTCGTTCAGGCTGGTGATGCCTTCCAGGCTGCTGAACTGCGCCAACTGGGCGACGAATTCACTGTTGTCCTGCGGATCGAGCGGGTTCTGGTGCTGCATCTGGGTAACCAGCAGCTGCAGGAACGCGTCCTTGCCCAAGGTTTGCTTGTTGCCGGCCTTGGCGGCGACGGTATTGCCCAGAGTACTGGTCTCGGCAGTCTTCTTGCCGGAAGACTTGATGACATCGTTCAGGCTGAGCGTGCTGTCATTGACGGTGGTAGCCATTGGCTTAGTCCTTTATCACTGACCCAGGGTCAGGACCTTCTGCATCATGGTTTTAGCCGTGTTCATCAGCTCGGCGTTGGTCTGGAACGAACGGCTGGCAGAGATCATGTCGGCCATCTCTTCCACCACGTTGACGTTCGGGTAGTAGACGTAGCCGTCCTTGTTCGCAGCCGGATGATTCGGCTCGTAGCGCGCCTCAAGGTTGCTCTGGTCTTCGACCACGCCAAGCACCTGCACGCCTTGGCCTGCGGCATCCTGATCCTGGAACAGCGACTGGCTGACACCGGCCTGAGCCTGCTGGAAAGTGGTGGCGAACACCGGGTGGCGAGCACGGTAGGTCTGGTCGATGCTCGAGGAGACGGTCTCGGCGTTGGCGATGTTCGAAGCGACGGTATTCAGACGCGTGGTCTGGGCGCTCATGCCGCTACCGGCAATGTTGAAGACACTGGCGAGGGACATGACTTACTCTCCGCGCAGGGCCGATACCAGCCCTTTGAATTTACTGTTGAGCAGCGTGAAGCTGGCCTGGAAACCCACGGCGTTTTCCGCGTAGCTCGATTGCTCGAGCTGGGCATCGACGGTGTTCTGGTCGATCGACGGCTGCATCGGCGTGCGGTACTGCAAGGTCTCGTCGCCCATGCTCAGGCCTTCGGCCTCGATGTGCCGGGCGTTGGTCCGATCCAGTGCGAAATGCCCCTTGCTGGTCTGCTCGGCCTGCGCCGCCAGGACCGACGCGAAGTCCATGTCGCGCGCCTTGTAGTTCGGCGTGTCGGCGTTGGCGATGTTGTTGGCCAGCACCTCGGCACGCTGGGCGCGAAAGCCCAATGCCTTTTCGTGGATGCCGAGCGCTTTGTCGAAGCTGATGCTCATGTCGTGGAAACCTTCGAAGGTTTTTCGTTGACTGAGTCAGAGCAAGAGCCATGCCAAAAAACAAAACCCCGTAAATACGGGGCTTTGAGGGGGTTACCGGTAGCGGCAATGCCAGAAAAGTGGCAAAGAGCGGCAAGCGGCAAGCTTCAAGCGGCAAGAAAAAGCCAGGCGGTGCACGATCTGCTCTTTCTTGCCGCTTGAAGCTTGAAGCTTGCCGCTAAGGCCTATTTGGCCTGGTAAATGATCCCCGGGCTGCACTGGACCATCTGGTAGTGATCCGGCAAACCGTTGAGCGCTTCGGAGGCACCCAGGAACAGGTAACCGCCCGGCTTGAGCGTGCCGTGAATACGCAGGAGGATGTCCTTCTTGACCTGGGCCGAGAAGTAGATCAGCACGTTGCGGCAGAACACGATGTCGAACTTGCCCAGGCTCGCGTAGCTGTCGAGCAGGTTGAACGAACGAAACTCGACACGGCTGCGGATCGGTGCCTTGACCGCCCAGCGCCCCGGACCCTTGACGTCGAAGTAGCGCTGCAGGCGCTCCTGGGACAAGCCGCGGGCAATGGCCAGGCTGTCGTACTCGCCGGTCTTGCAGTTGGTCAGCATCGAGCCGGACAGGTCGGTGGCAACGATCTGCGCGCCCATCTTCAACTGGCCGATGTTGCTGCGCTCGAACTCGTCGATGGCCATGGAGATCGAGTACGGCTCCTGCCCCGACGAACAGGCGGCCGACCAGATGCGCAGACGCTGGCCAGGGTTGGCCTTGATCTGCTCGGGCAGAACCTTGTTCTTGAGCACTTCGAACGGATAGGTATCGCGAAACCAGAGGGTTTCGTTGGTGGTCATGGCATCGACCACCTGCTCGCGCAAGCCGCTGCGCGGTTGGCTCTGGATACGCTGCACCAGTTCGCCCAGGGACTTGATGCCCTGCTGTTCCATCAGCTTGTTGAGACGGCTGGAGACCAGGTATTGCTTATTTTCGCCCAGCAGGATGCCACAGGCTTTTTCCAGGAATACCCGGAACTGTTCGAAATCCAAATTACCCGTAGACAATGATGCCGCCTCTTAAATCGTATGTACCGCCAGGGGCGAACGCCCCCGGCCGTTAGTGCGTGGCCTTGATCCGATCAACAACGCGCTGGGCGAGGTCGTCCGGGCGGAATTTGGCCAGAAAGTCATCAGCACCGACCTTCTTGACCATCGCCTGGTTGAACACCCCGGAAAGCGAAGTATGCAGGATGATGTGCAACTTTTGCATGCGCGGGTCGCTGCGAATCTCGGCGGTCAGGGTGTAGCCGTCCATCTCCGGCATCTCGATGTCGGAGATCATCATCAGGAATTCTTCCTCCGGACGCTTGCCCTCGTCGACCAGCTTGCGCAGGTAGTCGAGCGCCTGGCGGCCGTCGTTGAGCGCCACCACTTCGACGCCAACGGTCTGCAGGCAACGGCTGACCTGCTTGCGCGCCACCGACGAGTCATCGACCGTCAGCACCCGCAGCATTACCGCCTTGTCCTGCACCTCGGCATCGACCACGCCGGCGGAAATCGCCTCGGAGGTCGGCGCCACTTCGGCGAGGATTTTCTCCACGTCGATGATTTCGACCATCTTGTTGTCGACCCGGGTCACTGCCGTCAGGTAGTGATCGCGCCCGGTGCCCTTGGGTGGCGGATGGATCTCCTCCCAGTTCATGTTGACGATGCGCTCCACCGAGTGCACCAGAAACCCCTGGGTCTTGGTGTTGTACTCGGTGATGATGACGAAACTCTTGCTGGTTTCTTCACTCAGACCGGGCATCCCGGTCGCCATCGCCAGATCGAGGATCGGGATGGTTGCCCCACGAATATTCGCGACACCGCGCACGACGGGGCTGGATTTGGGCATTACGGTCAGGTTCGGGCACTGCAGCACCTCCCTCACCTTGAACACGTTGATGCCGTAGAGCTGTTCGCCATTGAGACGGAACAACAGCAGCTCCAGGCGGTTCTGCCCTACCAGTTGCGTGCGCTGGTTCACCGAATCCATTACACCAGCCATGCCAGACTCCTTCACCAAACGCTTCGAGCTTCGTACCCAGTCGGCACGCGCTTTGCTTTTTTTAATCGTATGAACATGAAAACGACATTTTTCCGACGCCTGACCCGCCACCTGCCCGGCTTCCTTGCTGCGCTGTGCCTGATGGCCCCTGGCGTTCGAACTCTGGCTGACGCTTTCACCTTGCCTGAACAGCTTATCGGTGTCACCCAGGGGTTTCTTGAATTCACCGTAGAAGACTACCTGGCCACCAGCCAGACCGAAGGCCGCTACGAGATCCAGGTCAACAACCTCGACCCGCGCCTGCGCATGCCGCTGTGCGACCAGCAACTGGGCGCCTCACTGGAGAGCCCGGCGCAGCCGCTGGGCCGTGTCACCGTGCGGGTTCGCTGCGATGGCAGCTCACCGTGGACGGTATTCGTGCCCGCCCAGGTACGTCTGTTTCGCAACGTGGTGACCGTGGTCCGCCCGCTCAAGCGCGACAGTATTGTCGGCGAACAGGACGTGGCCCTGCGCGAACGCGACGTGGGCATGCTCAGCCAGGGTTTTCTCGGCAGCCTCGACCAGGCGGTAGGCCTCAAACTTATCCGACCAACGGTCATGGATCAGGTCCTCACTCCCCAGCATCTGGAGCAGGCCGAGGTGGTGCGCAAGGGTGACCAGGTGGTGATCACCGCACGCAGCGGCAGCCTGGCGGTGCGCATGCCGGGCGAGGCGTTGAGCAAAGGCGGCCTGAGCGAACAGATCCGGGTGCGCAACCTCAACTCCAAGCGGGTGGTCAAGGCCAGGGTCACCGGGCCCGGACAGGTAGAAGTGGCCATGTAGGTACTTGAATCAACAACAATGCTGGCGATCAGGAACTGCTTTTCCTAAACTGTGTCCCATTGGATGCCCCGAACCGGCCGCGCACGCCATTGAGCATTTGCGCCTAAAGTTTCTTTCGGGTTGGCCGAAAACAAGGCAAGCGTCCAAATACCCAGAGGTTTTCTGATCATGGTCATCGACTTCAGTCGTTTGAATAACTCCCCGTCGGTTGCCGGCGGCGTGCGCACTGGCAACAGCCAGGAAAGCACCGCCAGCACGGCTTCGGCCAAGGCCGGCAGCGTCGCTGAGAACAGCGCCAGCGGGGAAACCGTACACCTCAGTCACGAGGCCCAGCAGTTGCAAAAGGTCAGCGACCAACTGCGCGATCAGCCGATTGTCAACAGCGCCCGAGTGGCCGAGTTGAAACAGGCTATCGCCGACGGCAGCTACCAGGTCGACAGCAACCGCGTCGCCAGCAAACTGCTTAATTTCGAAGCCCAGCGCTAGCCCCTGGCGCGCTGACTTCAGGACGCTTGAACCAAAGAGCCAGCCATGCACGACACTACTCTGCTGCAACTGATCGAGACCGATATTGCTCCAGCGCAAGATCTGCTCGAGTTACTGCAAACCGAAGCAGCAGCCCTGCACGGTCGCGACATGCCGCTGCTGGAAAACATCCTGGCACGCAAGCAGTCGCTGGTAATCCAGCTCGATCAGCAAGGCCGGCGGCGCAGTGAGTTGCTCGCCAGCCTGGGTCTTTCCCAGGACCGCGAGGGTGTCGCACAACTGGCCAGCCAGTCATCCCTGGGCGAGCTGCTGCTGCAGCAACTGGATGCACTGGGCAAATTGCTGGCCGACTGCCAGGCAGTCAATGAGCGCAACGGTCGCGCCATCCAACTCCAGCAGAGCACCACGGCCAACCAGATCAAAATCCTCATGGGCGGCGAAGCACCTTCGTTGTATGACAGCCGTGGGTCGACCTCTCCCCTCGCCAAGCCACAGGCGCTCAGCCAGGCTTGATTCCCTGTATCAAGGCGCGGAACATACTGGCAAAATGCCGTAACTTGCGTGTGACGTTTTTGCCTGGAGAATGATTAACCGTGTTCAATGAAGCAGAAGCTCCGCAGCCTCCAAAGGTACTGACGACTCCTTTGGAAATTGCCGCCAACTTGCGGTCGCTGCAAGAGAGCCATGACCCGCTGATCATCACTTTCCACGAACGCAGCCAGCGCTTTCAAAGCTATGTGGTCGACGTCGACCGCGAAGACAATCGCCTGGCCCTTGATGAAATGATCCCCCGTGACGGTGAACGCTACCTGCAAAATGGCGAGCCGTTTCGCGTTGAAGGCTTTCATGATGGCGTTCGCATCGCCTGGGAGTGCAACACGCCGCTGAGCATCGTCGAGGCCGATGGCCATCGCAGCTACCACGGCACCCTGCCCACCGAAGTGGCCTACCACCAGCGCCGCAATGCCTTTCGCGCAGCGCTGAAGCTGACCCAACTGGTGGATGTCGTACTCGACGGCGAAAAGCTCAAGGGCAATGGCGCCCTGCGCGGCAAACTGCTGGATGTTTCCGCCACGGGCTGCAAGCTGCGCTTTGAAGGCAATGTCGAAGAGCGCCTGCAACTGGGCCAGGTCTACGAAAAATTCGCTACCGGCGCGCCGCTGGGGTTGTCCCAGGTCGAGGTCGAGCTGCGCCATCTGCATTTCGAAGAGCGCATCAACGCCACCTTCGCTGGCGTGCGTTTTCACAACCTCAACGGGCAAATGCAGCGCAAGGTAGAAACCTTTGTCTACCAGTTGCAGCGTGAAGCGCGACGGTTCGATAAAGACGATTACTGAGTCGAACCGCATCGCGGGGCAAGCCTCCCACAGAAGGATTACTGTGGGAGCGGGCTTGCCCCGCGATGACATCAAACCTTATCTGGCTTGACTTCTTCAGCCGCAACCTCAGCTTCAGCCCCCTCCTGCGCCTCGGTATCCTCAGCGCCCACCGGCGCCTGCATCTGATCCTGCACTACCTGCTCGTCAACCCGTGGGTCCAGCGCCGCCGACAACGGCGAACCTGCCGCCGGCATGGCCACGTGATGCAGCGGCGCATCGTCGACC carries:
- the flgH gene encoding flagellar basal body L-ring protein FlgH, translated to MSRLFSVLALSGIALLAGCVAPTPKPNDPYYAPVLPRTPLPAAANNGSIYQAGFEQNLYSDRKAFRVGDIITITLNERTQASKSANSQIAKNSKADIGLTSLFGGGMTTNNPFGDGDLSLSAGYSGDRATKGDSKAAQGNTLTGSITVTVADVLPNGIIAVRGEKWLTLNTGDELVRIAGMIRADDIATDNTVPSTRVADARITYSGTGSFADASQPGWLDRFFISPLWPF
- the flgG gene encoding flagellar basal-body rod protein FlgG — encoded protein: MLPALWVSKTGLSAQDTNLSVISNNLANVSTTGFKRDRAEFQDLLYQIKRQPGAQSTQDSELPSGLQVGTGVRIVGTQKNFSTGSLQTTENPLDMAVNGRGFFQILQPDGTVSYSRDGTFHLNSDGQIVTANGFALEPAIVVPPEAQTFTVGQDGTVSITTAGNPAAQIIGNIQTADFINPAGLQAMGSNLFLETAASGAPQIGTPGLNGFGVVQQQTLENSNVSTVEELVNMITTQRAYEMNSKVISTADKMLAFVTQNL
- a CDS encoding flagellar basal body rod protein FlgF, which codes for MDKMLYVAMTGASQNALAQKAHANNLANISTSGFQRDLEQARSMPVFGDSFPARAYAMTERPATDFSPGSMQETGRDMDIAIGGDGFIAVQAPDGSEAYVRTASLNIDGLGVLRAGNGMPVMGNGGPIAVPPEQKVEIGQDGTISIRAMGEGPRVMAEVDRIKLVNPDLKTMTKGLDGMIHTRSGQPAPADANVQVVSGFLESSNVNAVEEMTSVLALSRQFELHIKMMTTAKEGDEAMARVLQIG
- the flgE gene encoding flagellar hook protein FlgE; the encoded protein is MSFNIGLSGLYAANKQLDVTGNNIANVATTGFKSSRAEFADAYSASKLGVGSKTVGNGVTLAAVSQQFGQGDVNNTGNVLDMGIQGQGFFVLSDNGSLSYTRAGAFQTNKDNYVVTADGIRLQGYAADSTGKIAKGVLTDLKIDTSALAPKSTTLIDQGINLNSSASPIPLTKDDPANPGTPIANAPFNPTDESTYTKSFPTKVYDSQGNEHVMEQYYRKTGTNEWTMYTLVDGRNPYDPTSATPLTGTMSFNSDGSIKAMTASNTGVPTTPPGQYEFSVANNTFTMKGWIPAVYNKTTNTWGPNGSSGNPDGMRLSMNSTTSYNTETARMSQSQDGYATGILSSLSIDSTGVMFASFSNQQSRAIGQVAIASFANEQGLEQMGGTRWKETFASGIPGIDTPTTGTLGAIKSNSLEASNVNLTNELVELIKAQSNYQANAKTISTQSTIMQTIIQMT
- the flgD gene encoding flagellar hook assembly protein FlgD, which encodes MATTVNDSTLSLNDVIKSSGKKTAETSTLGNTVAAKAGNKQTLGKDAFLQLLVTQMQHQNPLDPQDNSEFVAQLAQFSSLEGITSLNESVNAITGNYKSSQALQASSLVGRSVITQSDKAVVDTTKSFTGSVVVPQSISAATVTITDKDGKVVKTVQMGETKAGNAEFIWDGTNDAGEKVDPGTYSFTAKTKVEGKEVEMYTLLPATVSSVTISQTGGELMLNLAGLGSVALSKVQTIGI
- the flgC gene encoding flagellar basal body rod protein FlgC, which produces MSLASVFNIAGSGMSAQTTRLNTVASNIANAETVSSSIDQTYRARHPVFATTFQQAQAGVSQSLFQDQDAAGQGVQVLGVVEDQSNLEARYEPNHPAANKDGYVYYPNVNVVEEMADMISASRSFQTNAELMNTAKTMMQKVLTLGQ
- the flgB gene encoding flagellar basal body rod protein FlgB; amino-acid sequence: MSISFDKALGIHEKALGFRAQRAEVLANNIANADTPNYKARDMDFASVLAAQAEQTSKGHFALDRTNARHIEAEGLSMGDETLQYRTPMQPSIDQNTVDAQLEQSSYAENAVGFQASFTLLNSKFKGLVSALRGE
- the cheR gene encoding protein-glutamate O-methyltransferase CheR; amino-acid sequence: MSTGNLDFEQFRVFLEKACGILLGENKQYLVSSRLNKLMEQQGIKSLGELVQRIQSQPRSGLREQVVDAMTTNETLWFRDTYPFEVLKNKVLPEQIKANPGQRLRIWSAACSSGQEPYSISMAIDEFERSNIGQLKMGAQIVATDLSGSMLTNCKTGEYDSLAIARGLSQERLQRYFDVKGPGRWAVKAPIRSRVEFRSFNLLDSYASLGKFDIVFCRNVLIYFSAQVKKDILLRIHGTLKPGGYLFLGASEALNGLPDHYQMVQCSPGIIYQAK
- a CDS encoding chemotaxis protein CheV, which encodes MAGVMDSVNQRTQLVGQNRLELLLFRLNGEQLYGINVFKVREVLQCPNLTVMPKSSPVVRGVANIRGATIPILDLAMATGMPGLSEETSKSFVIITEYNTKTQGFLVHSVERIVNMNWEEIHPPPKGTGRDHYLTAVTRVDNKMVEIIDVEKILAEVAPTSEAISAGVVDAEVQDKAVMLRVLTVDDSSVARKQVSRCLQTVGVEVVALNDGRQALDYLRKLVDEGKRPEEEFLMMISDIEMPEMDGYTLTAEIRSDPRMQKLHIILHTSLSGVFNQAMVKKVGADDFLAKFRPDDLAQRVVDRIKATH
- the flgA gene encoding flagellar basal body P-ring formation chaperone FlgA, which produces MNMKTTFFRRLTRHLPGFLAALCLMAPGVRTLADAFTLPEQLIGVTQGFLEFTVEDYLATSQTEGRYEIQVNNLDPRLRMPLCDQQLGASLESPAQPLGRVTVRVRCDGSSPWTVFVPAQVRLFRNVVTVVRPLKRDSIVGEQDVALRERDVGMLSQGFLGSLDQAVGLKLIRPTVMDQVLTPQHLEQAEVVRKGDQVVITARSGSLAVRMPGEALSKGGLSEQIRVRNLNSKRVVKARVTGPGQVEVAM
- the flgM gene encoding flagellar biosynthesis anti-sigma factor FlgM; translated protein: MVIDFSRLNNSPSVAGGVRTGNSQESTASTASAKAGSVAENSASGETVHLSHEAQQLQKVSDQLRDQPIVNSARVAELKQAIADGSYQVDSNRVASKLLNFEAQR
- a CDS encoding flagella synthesis protein FlgN produces the protein MHDTTLLQLIETDIAPAQDLLELLQTEAAALHGRDMPLLENILARKQSLVIQLDQQGRRRSELLASLGLSQDREGVAQLASQSSLGELLLQQLDALGKLLADCQAVNERNGRAIQLQQSTTANQIKILMGGEAPSLYDSRGSTSPLAKPQALSQA
- a CDS encoding flagellar brake protein, whose translation is MFNEAEAPQPPKVLTTPLEIAANLRSLQESHDPLIITFHERSQRFQSYVVDVDREDNRLALDEMIPRDGERYLQNGEPFRVEGFHDGVRIAWECNTPLSIVEADGHRSYHGTLPTEVAYHQRRNAFRAALKLTQLVDVVLDGEKLKGNGALRGKLLDVSATGCKLRFEGNVEERLQLGQVYEKFATGAPLGLSQVEVELRHLHFEERINATFAGVRFHNLNGQMQRKVETFVYQLQREARRFDKDDY